GGTTGAAACCGAGAGGACTATGAGTAAGATAGCTAACAGCGAGTTAAGCGTGGTACAATACTGGAGGCTCGTCAATGTAGAACTCTACTTAGTGAAGGATAAGAGGGTAATAATAGCTGAGGTAGTAGGATTAGACCCCAGCAGGGTTTCTCTTACCCTAGAGCAACTAGTATCTATGGCGGGTAGAGTGAGAGAGTCGGAGATCTACGCCCCCCTCCCAGAGCCCGGTAAGCCTGCTGAAGTACCAGGTATGGTTGACGAGAAGATCATAGAGCACTTGTATGATCCCTCGAGTCTAGTCGAGGAGATAGTAGGCGTAGCCCATGAGGAGAAGATAGACTATGTTGCTGGAATGCTTAACCTCGAGCACGTCAAGGAGTACCTTGCGACATCTAAAGGCTTCGATGGCACCCATGAGTACACGTCAATGGAATCCTATATTAGAGCTTTCGCTGGTGAAGAAGGGAGCGGACAGTGGAGCACCTGTTCAACAAAGCTTAGAAGAGACAAGCTTTCAACAATGGCTAGGATAGCAGCTAGGTATGCTGTAGAATCGAAGAGCAGGCTTGATGTTGAGCCAGGTGTCTACGACCTAGTTCTCTCTCCAATGGTATTCGGGAACCTGCTAGAGTACCTCTCCTATATGGCTACAGGCTTCGCTATAATGACAGGTTTATCAATATTCATGAAGAACCAGCCGGGAGATAAAGTAGCGTCAAGCCAGCTCACAGTGATCGATGATCCCCATGAAGCCGAGCTACCAGGCAGTAGAGGCTTCGATTTAGAAGGCGTTCCTACGAGGAGAAAGCCGATAATAAAGACAGGTGTGTTAGCGACAATACTGCATAACTCTAAAACAGCATCAAAATTCAATACTGAGACCACGGGTAACGCGGGATGGCTTTCCCCAGAGCCATGGAACCTAATAGTAGAGCCCGGCGACTATACTGTTGAAGAATTAATCAGCGAGGTGAGGAAAGGGTTACTCATAAATAACAACTGGTATACGAGGTTCCAGAACTACGTTGAAGGAGAATTCTCAACTATAACAAGAGATGCACTATTCTACATTGAAAACGGCGAGATCAAGGGGGCGGCGAGAAAGATTAGAATAGCTGATAAACTCTCAAGCATACTCGCAAACATAGAGGGGTTGACAAGAGATAGATACGATGTAAAGTGGTGGGAGGTTAGATATCCTACCAGGGCTCCATTCATACTAGTGAGAAACGTGAATACTTCAAAGCACGTAATGTAGATGAGAAGAAAAAGTTGTTTTTCCTAACTAGCTTCCTGCAGCCTTTGCAATCCTACTCTTTATTAACTCATCGATTAGCATGAGGATCCCGCTGATTATAAGGTATAATGCTACAACTAACGCTAGTAAGTCCGGCTCAACTAGTATTAGAATACCGAATATCAGC
This window of the Desulfurococcus sp. genome carries:
- a CDS encoding TldD/PmbA family protein, whose amino-acid sequence is MELHRKILEEALGKGFQEAAVRLVETERTMSKIANSELSVVQYWRLVNVELYLVKDKRVIIAEVVGLDPSRVSLTLEQLVSMAGRVRESEIYAPLPEPGKPAEVPGMVDEKIIEHLYDPSSLVEEIVGVAHEEKIDYVAGMLNLEHVKEYLATSKGFDGTHEYTSMESYIRAFAGEEGSGQWSTCSTKLRRDKLSTMARIAARYAVESKSRLDVEPGVYDLVLSPMVFGNLLEYLSYMATGFAIMTGLSIFMKNQPGDKVASSQLTVIDDPHEAELPGSRGFDLEGVPTRRKPIIKTGVLATILHNSKTASKFNTETTGNAGWLSPEPWNLIVEPGDYTVEELISEVRKGLLINNNWYTRFQNYVEGEFSTITRDALFYIENGEIKGAARKIRIADKLSSILANIEGLTRDRYDVKWWEVRYPTRAPFILVRNVNTSKHVM
- a CDS encoding DUF3096 domain-containing protein, which codes for MSEEKIQELLRKYLGISAPRLVIGILMLIFGILILVEPDLLALVVALYLIISGILMLIDELIKSRIAKAAGS